A genomic stretch from Thalassophryne amazonica chromosome 18, fThaAma1.1, whole genome shotgun sequence includes:
- the LOC117530299 gene encoding LOW QUALITY PROTEIN: protein NLRC3-like (The sequence of the model RefSeq protein was modified relative to this genomic sequence to represent the inferred CDS: inserted 1 base in 1 codon), translated as MEMFMKNELKMVQKFLLTNDAEYLESQNEDEEQRNIRMVFLDLTVAFMRAMNYEELADSLQSRTRAGVCRGTFKSKLKQKFERVFERISKAGKTTLLKEIYTELYITDDEASEVNQEHEVRQIEAASRKTDTPQRTITCEDIFKASADTQPPIRTVLTKGVAGIGXLDWAEGQTNQDFHFIFPFTFRELNVLKEKKFILVELVHHFFPETKEAGICSFQHFQVLIILDGLDECCLPLDFHSNHILTDVTESSSVDVRLTNLIRRNLFPSARLWITTRPAAANQIPPECVDMVTEVRGFTDPQKEEYFRKRFRDEEQSRRIISHMKTSRSLHIMCHIPVFCWITATVLEDVLDTRDTPELPETLTEMYIYFLGVQSRVKKVKYDGGAETDPMWNPENREMIVSLGKLAFEQLQKGNLIFYEEDLTECGIDIRAASVYSGVFTQIFKEERGLYQDKVFCFVHLSLQEFLAALYVHLTFTQSGVNLLSKKQTSSRKIQIIKQKPKLTCLHHSAVDEALQSPNGHLDLFLRFLLGLPLQTNQTLLRGLMTQTDRISETNQETVEYIKKKLNENLSAERNINLIHCLNELKDHSLLDQIQQLQNSGRLSERGLSGSYLSALAFILLSSDQHLDVFDLKKYEPSHEALLLLLPVIKESTKVL; from the exons ATGGAGATGTTTATGAAAAATGAGCTGAAGATGGTCCAGAAGTTTCTCCTGACAAATGATGCAGAATACTTGGAGAGTCAGAATGAGGATGAGGAGCAGAGGAACATCAGAATGGTTTTCCTGGACCTCACAGTGGCCTTCATGAGGGCAATGAATTATGAGGAGCTGGCTGACTCTCTGCAGAGCA GAACTCGTGCTGGAGTTTGTCGTGGTACATTCAAATCTAAGTTAAAGCAGAAGTTTGAGCGTGTGTTTGAGAGGATCTCTAAAGCAGGAAAGACGACTCTTCTGAAGGAGATCTACACAGAGCTCTACATCACAGACGACGAGGCTTCAGAGGTCAACCAGGAACATGAGGTCAGACAGATTGAAGCAGCATCCAGGAAAACGGACACACCACAAAGAACCATCACATGTGAAGACATCTTTAAAGCCTCAGCTGACACTCAGCCACCAATCAGAACAGTGCTAACAAAGGGTGTGGCCGGCATCG CTCTGGACTGGGCTGAAGGACAAACCAACCAGGACTTCCACTTCATATTTCCATTCACTTTCAGAGAGTTGAATGTGCTGAAAGAGAAGAAGTTCATCTTGGTGGAACTTGTTCATCACTTCTTTCCTGAAACCAAAGAAGCAGGAATCTGCAGCTTCCAGCACTTCCAGGTCTTGATCATCTTGGATGGTCTGGATGAGTGTTGCCTCCCTCTGGACTTCCACAGCAATCACATCCTGACTGATGTCACAGAGTCGAGCTCAGTGGATGTTCGGCTGACAAACCTCATCAGGAGGAACCTGTTTCCCTCTGCTCGCCTCTGGATCACCACACGACctgcagcagccaatcagatccctcctgagtgtgtggacatggtgacagaggtcagagGCTTCACTGACCCTCAGAAGGAGGAGTACTTCAGGAAGAGATTCAGAGATGAGGAGCAGTCCAGAAGAATAATCTCCCACATGAAGACATCACGAAGCCTCCACATCATGTGTCACatcccagtcttctgctggatcacTGCGACAGTTCTGGAGGACGTGTTGGACACCAGAGACACACCAGAGCTGCCAGAGACCCTGACTGAGATGTACATCTACTTCCTGGGGGTTCAGTCCAGAGTGAAGAAGGTCAAGTATGATGGAGGAGCTGAGACAGATCCAATGTGGAATCCAGAGAACAGGGAGATGATTGTGTCTCTGGGAAAACTGGCTTTTGAGCAGCTGCAGAAAGGGAACCTGATCTTCTATGAAGAGGACCTGACAGAGTGTGGCATCGATATCAGAGCAGCCTCAGTGTACTCAGGAGTCTTCACACAGATCTTTAAAGAGGAGAGAGGACTCTACCAGGACAAGGTCTTCTGCTTCGTCCATCTGAGTCTTCAGGAGTTTCTGGCTGCTCTTTATGTCCATCTGACCTTCACCCAGTCTGGAGTCAATCTGCtgtccaaaaaacaaacatcatCCAGAAAAATTCaaataattaaacaaaaaccTAAACTAACATGTCTCCATCACAGTGCTGTGGACGAGGCCTTACAGAGTCCAAATGGACACCTGGACTTGTTCCTGCGCTTCCTTCTGGGTCTTCCCCTGCAAACCAATCAGACTCTCCTACGAGGCCtgatgacacagacagacagaatctcGGAGACCAATCAGGAAACAGTCGAGTACATCAAGAAGAAGCTCAATGAGAATCTGTCTGCAGAGAGAAACAtcaatttgatccactgtctgaatgaactgaaggatCATTCTCTGCTGGATCAGATCCAACAGCTCCAGAACTCTGGACGTCTATCTGAACGTGGCCTGTCTGGTTCTTATTTATCAGCTCTGGCCTTCATCTTACTGTCCTCAGATCAACATCTGGACGTGTTTGACCTGAAAAAATATGAACCATCACATGAAgctcttctgctgctgctgccagtGATCAAAGAATCTACAAAAGTTTTGTAA